One part of the Amyelois transitella isolate CPQ chromosome 10, ilAmyTran1.1, whole genome shotgun sequence genome encodes these proteins:
- the LOC132902146 gene encoding uncharacterized protein LOC132902146 isoform X1, whose protein sequence is MFMNGVEAINSQLGNISLDIQNKMQPKLDRPPMASKNQLPLLHLTPSDGAQRKTDISPQRPVNPTLLKPQHDIPATPPPQNNSQPLEFFPKRIG, encoded by the exons ATGTTCATGAACGGTGTAGAAGCTATAAACTCTCAGTTGGGAAACATCAGTTTGGATATTCAAA ACAAAATGCAGCCGAAATTGGACCGACCGCCCATGGCTTCAAAAAACCAGCTGCCTCTGCTTCACCTGACACCATCAGACGGTGCACAAAGAAAGACCGACATCAGTCCACAGAGGCCTGTGAACCCCACACTGCTGAAGCCACAGCACGACATCCCTGCGACCCCGCCACCGCAAAACAACTCTCAACCCCTCGAGTTCTTCCCCAAGCGAATAGGGTAG
- the LOC132902146 gene encoding uncharacterized protein LOC132902146 isoform X2, which yields MDKMQPKLDRPPMASKNQLPLLHLTPSDGAQRKTDISPQRPVNPTLLKPQHDIPATPPPQNNSQPLEFFPKRIG from the exons ATGG ACAAAATGCAGCCGAAATTGGACCGACCGCCCATGGCTTCAAAAAACCAGCTGCCTCTGCTTCACCTGACACCATCAGACGGTGCACAAAGAAAGACCGACATCAGTCCACAGAGGCCTGTGAACCCCACACTGCTGAAGCCACAGCACGACATCCCTGCGACCCCGCCACCGCAAAACAACTCTCAACCCCTCGAGTTCTTCCCCAAGCGAATAGGGTAG
- the LOC106137684 gene encoding microtubule-associated protein tau: MNIYQNKSGNLDNQSIASENQNVIKSENGIDITGVPKGRSYSIAAAPGAPSPLKMDDDRRKSVSVIGGKIEEISSRSPGLGLIQEGKMDSKDNIKGSKESVVSEIKTDVGKDTLDRPESRLSGSKMTDSIIGSLSTPIPRKKSDDNDDVISQSSSVQSKSLNEAARNQNKVDVSDRSPSLTRSDDSPEPKINPSQNSVPKPQSVTPDIQRPKTPKTETKQDMKIDGKPPITPNKVPLSIPKSPVMETKPVNKKPTELYTSITPSESKKSTPRKSVSAPKTRPKDGDNDSGVDESTQGNDLNGSPNSPNKKIASKLPTKEKSSSSLKPSLSRSSSKSATVKTPENPLPAEKKKVPMNKIQVGNAPSPNIKTVKSKIGSLDNATYKPGGGKVKIENRKLEFGNVTPKIAAKNDAYTPSGGAKKIITTKLEWNAKSKIGSLQNAAYKPGGGDKKIETVKLDFKDKAKPKVASTANITHKPGGGAVKSPLPPAAQPPKSDENLNQQQC, encoded by the exons ATGAAtatttaccaaaataaatCAGGCAACCTGGATAATCAAAGCATTGCAAGTGAAAATCAGAATGTTATCAAATCTGAGAATGGCATTGATATTACTGGAGTGCCAAAAGGTAGAAGTTATAGCATTGCAGCTGCCCCTGGGGCACCAAGTCCACTCAAAATGGATGACGATAGACGAAAATCTGTCAGCGTCATAGGTGGTAAAATTGAAGAGATTTCAAGTCGTAGTCCAGGACTTGGCTTGATTCAGGAAGGTAAAATGGACAGCAAAGATAACATTAAAGGATCCAAAGAAAGCGTGGTATCAGAAATCAAAACTGATGTAGGAAAGGATACACTTGATAGACCTGAATCAAGATTATCAGGTTCCAAGATGACAGATTCAATAATAGGATCGTTATCAACTCCAATACCAAGAAAGAAATCGGATGATAATGATGACGTTATTTCCCAAAGTAGTTCAGTGCAGTCGAAGAGCTTAAACGAGGCAGCTCGTAATCAAAATAAAGTGGATGTGTCAGATCGGTCACCATCACTAACACGAAGTGATGATTCCCCAGAACCGAAAATTAATCCTTCTCAAAATTCCGTACCAAAACCGCAGTCAGTGACACCAGATATACAACGTCCCAAAACGCCTAAGACCGAAACCAAACAGGATATGAAAATAGACGGGAAACCTCCAATAACGCCTAACAAGGTTCCATTATCTATTCCAAAGTCACCTGTTATGGAAACAAAACCGGTAAACAAAAAACCAACCGAATTATACACTTCTATCACTCCTTCTGAATCTAAAAAATCTACTCCTAGAAAATCAGTATCTGCACCAAAGACGCGGCCAAAAG atgGTGATAACGACAGCGGCGTCGATGAGTCTACTCAAGGAAAT gaTCTCAATGGTTCACCGAACTCACCAAACAAGAAAATTGCTTCTAAATTACCGACCAAAGAAAAATCTAGTAGCAGCTTGAAACCAAGTCTATCCAGATCGTCAAGCAAAAGTGCTACTGTGAAAACACCTGAAAATCCATTACCAGCTGAGAAGAAAA AGGTACCAATGAACAAAATTCAAGTTGGTAATGCTCCGTCACCTAATATAAAGACAGTTAAGTCTAAAATTGGATCTTTGGATAATGCTACATACAAGCCTGGTGGAGGAAAagtcaaaattgaaaatagaaAGTTAGAGTTTGGTAACGTCACTCCGAAAATTGCAGCCAAGAATGATGCTTATACACCTAGTGGTGGAGCTAAGAAg ATAATAACGACAAAATTGGAATGGAATGCGAAGTCAAAAATTGGTTCTCTACAAAATGCTGCCTACAAACCTGGTGGTGGAGATAAGAAGATAGAGACAGTTAAATTGGACTTTAAAGACAAAGCTAAGCCAAAAGTTGCGTCAACAGCAAACATTACCCACAAGCCTGGCGGAGGGGCTGTTAAg agCCCGTTGCCGCCTGCAGCTCAGCCACCAAAATCAGATGAGAATCTGAATCAGCAGCAGTGTTAA